The sequence GTTTGTATCAGAACAGCAtggtatataaatttttccatACTTGGTGGTTTGAGTACATTTTCTCTGTGTTGACAACTGTCTAATAATCAGCAGCGTAAGAGAGCCAAAAGTTCTTATTGGCTACTTAGGATACAACATAGGTCAAGACTAGTTGCAACTGAGgacattattaaatatttacattctGGTACTTTGTTTTATAAGATGATAGGAAAtacagtttttatttttcaaaggACAAAGTACAGTAGAATCAATCTTCATTGCAAGTGACAAGGAAGtgaataattgatattaagtTACTGCCTCATTCTAGACATGGTAACAAGGCAAGATCAAGGATCACTATTGTGAACACTTGAACGACGTCTagcaattttttgaaattaaaaaagagtCCCTTCTCTCCAAGAACAACTCTCAATGCTTGCGACTGGACAACAGTAAGAGTTGCAAAAATGGAGTGCACATAGTTCATCAGTATTGCTACCGTGaactccaaaaagaaaaagggttgtggcTCTGGTTGTTTTTTAGGTTCTGTCTCATATCCCTCGCCTCTTTATTGCCGACCACCTCAAAGCAGGGTTGTTGGCTGCAAGAAAACagagaaaagaattaaattccTCCTTCTAAGTTAATATATACTGCAAACTCACAGAGCTTATGCTTGACTACTCGTAAGAACTCGCCTCTTTTACTTCTCAGGCTCCTCTCTGAAGTACCTGTTCGGAACCATAGTTTGAGATGCATGATTAATATCAACCAAAGTATCCACTTGTTCCTtgataagaagaaaatttagtttccaaattaaatttaaccaTAGTTTAGAGTTAAAAACCATGATACTTAAAACATtgccataaaaaattaaagacctGGTTATTAGCAGCTCGGTCGTACAGCCCTGGAGGTCTGGCATTGAGGTCGATCAAAAAATCCTCCATTTTCTCATCACTTTCAGAACTGTTACCTATAAACGAGTTTGGAGAAAACCGATGATTTTGCAGATTCTCTTTTTCTCGGAGACGGCCCTTTTGTGATCCCAGCTCCTCTCGGCTTCCAGGCTTATCATTCCCTGGAAACTACACAAGTTCACCACAGAAGAAGTAAACCATGTGTCCGATATTTAATTCTTGCAAGAATGAGAGCAAGCGTCTTCAACATCAACTACAAACCTCAACTCTCTGCCTGAGCAGGAGATATCTTCTGTGGGTTCTTTTGCCACCTACGTGGACGATCATGTCGCATTGCAGACAAAGAGAACTTCCATCGATCTCGCAATAAAAGAAAGCTACATAAAAAGGTTGATGAAGGATTTTTGACAAGATTGTTACTTTTTAACATGAGAAAAAGGAAGGATTTGAAAAAGCATACCAGGTGCATTTTCGCATATGTCGCAACGCGGGACTTCACTTAGCTCGGCAAGCCCAACTCGTATGTGTCTACTAGCAAGCTTGTTACACGTATGAACCTGCCAACGCCATGTTAGCCTATTCATTGTGGCTATAATCACTGCTAATCTGAATATGCTGAGGGGCTCGTCATGCCGCTAAGTAAATAAACCACAGTATACCACCAAAAAGCattagaagaaagaaaaaagctaTAAGCTCCTCTTCAAGACTGGGCCGAAGCCATGACAAGAATAAAGGCAATGCACAAGCAAACCAAATATTGAAATCAAAAGTTATATCAactcaaagaaaaaagtgtCATATGCCTCCAAGAATTCAGATGTTCAaaagggtgtttggctaagtttatttaaaagatattataaggtacgatatttttaagttgttcttgaaattcataaGGTGGTTTTGAATGTTCGGATGAAATAAGATAACgaatctattaaaattttaaaattaaattatgacaTCCTTATGGAAATCTAATATCTTATCTTGGAAACTTATAAGCTGCAGCGCTTAGAAATTTACAATAGCTTCTCTCCTTTTGAACATCTTACCACGTGTTTGTGGGAAATTCTAATTCAGACCTAATTCGGTCggatcttaattaatttatggtaaGTCAGTTTATTTATCGTATTATTAGTGTACAACTCAAAAAGACTAACCAATTACATACTAAGTACGCtctataattgatttggttcgaCAAAATATGATCGGTGTAAAagaaattcatattaaaagGCTGTTTATGAGTTCAGGACAAATAAACCATTCATGATTGTCTTAACTATGGGACATAAATAAGTTACACGCAACtccttaataaaaattataataacagcTAGATAAGAATCTATCATAAGTTCATAAGCTATGAAAACATCACCAGAGACAGCCAACTAATCAGAATCCAACGCATACTCTACACAATCTTCAATGCAAAAATACACTCAAAACTCAtactaaaaaaagaagatcCCAATTAGATCCACACATCTATACATCCATTCACCTACCCAGACACAACCAGAAATACCTTATCATCACAAGCACGACAAAGCGCCGCTTCATCCGCCGCGCAGAATAAAGTCGCCGCCGCACTCTCACAAACGTCGCACAGCGTCCTCATTGCCACTATTTATCTCTTCAATTTTCAGTTACCCCACGCAGATACCTCTTTCACTTCACAGTCACCACagacatacatatacatacataaatacGCGTATAACACCTCGCCATAAACTTACAGATACGGGCAACTATACGTATATACGACTCAAACACACACTAGAATACACTGACTGTGTGTTTGAATGAAGGTTACGTATTATTGAGACAAGGCGAGGTTTTCGGCGGCGGGTTTTTATAAGGTGTGGCAGGGGACAGAACAGTGGCTGGGCCGGGGTTCCGAGGAAGGCGTGCAGGATTTCGGAGGTACAAGGAAAACGGGTCAACAAGTTGCGTGCGAGGTTTTCTAAGCTACCTCGCCAGTGCACAGTAAACCGGGTGTATTCACTGTGCTTAGCTGCCGCGTCCCCATATATTAGTTGATTTGGGGTGCATCCCCACTTTGCCCTCATCAACTAATAACTTTCACACAAGTGTCCtcatattcttgaaatttaaaaaatatatgaaattaattattctccaataatgagttttttttattattttatagatcctgttaaatttatagtaagatattataatacaaaacaaggtgaaatagaataatttaaaattgaaagaatatGGGAATAACGTAGTATAGAGACACATGTCCTACTAATAATGTGACActataggaataattacacttttcttccttgaagtttgatttaattatacgtaaacccCTGAaggttgaaaaattatatttagcatccttgagatttattttcatctaacaaattagTTCATCcagttagttaaaattcaccaaatttgctaatattaatagaaaaattagaaaaaagatctatatttatgaccaaattatcctcatacgtcttcatgcATTAATGAATGCGAAAAGGCATATCTTAACCATTATAAATGTCatttagacaaaaaaaattatttggtatataataagtcaatcgatggtcaattttcattcaattttttttttaatatcaacaaatttgatatGTTTTAACTAACGAAAGGGATTAGTTGTTAGACAAAAGTAAATGTGATGAGTggtatatgtaatttctaaaaCCACATAGGATCTACTGTAATTGCACCGAATTTTATGAAAGaggaatgtaattatctgtaaaaaaataaaaagaataattataagaaagtACCAATTACTATCTCCCAAACTataaaaacatacaaataTTAGTTGATATGATTTAGCCGAAGTGCGGCATGCAGTGCAATCAATGTTCCATTTGGTGCAATGTATTATTTGTTCTAGATTCATAAGAAACTCATAGTTTTATCCTAAAACAGCATCTTAATACGGGATGAGACATTTAAACTTATaagtctttattttttacgaAACTTATAATTCTATCTTAAAACGGCATCTCAACAAGGGATGAGACATTTGGCTTTATAAGCATGATTTCGTACAAAGCTCACAATTTTGCCCTTATCGacattttaccaaaaaatgagatatttaACTTACGTTCCATTCGAACtccttatttataattaatatgggACGTATACCAACACTAAGCAGTTAAGCTAAAAGATTGCATATGCTTTTGTtgcattacattaaaaaaaaaacaattaatttcttaagttTATCtctattacaaatatatttaaaaaaaaaattattggagtTAAAATATTGAAGTATAGGGTAGATCCACAACCAACAGCCACGTGTagagaaaacaaattatttttatattttgtttgaaatattttattagagtCTCATCAAACTGCTGCAGAAACCTCTTTGCTAATCGGAATCATTATTTGGAATGAAAACAACCCTTCGTCCATTCCTAGCCACCACTCTCATATCTTCTATGtcccacaaatatttttctcattgtaCATGCTGTTGTCATTTTTGTGCAATTGGGCCGCCCCAACTTCCACATTCGGCCCAACACACCATGGACCGACCTTATGGGCCTAGCATTTGGGCATGTCTATGGAAATAAGGGGGTGTTTACACAcgcttttcaaattttgattccCTAAAAACACTTTTGAAGTGTTTTGGATGCTTATTTCTGCTTCTAAAAGCACTTTGGGGGTGcttttttggctttttttaaataaatataattttattttttactattttactcttattataataatttaattaaattttattgtttttattttatttttaaaattgtacatTTAAAGTTTATATcgaagtttttaaataatttaaattttaacaatcattaaatttacactttcatatatttaatattttaagttttttctattttatgcattatatcatctaattatattatttcattcacatataattatttgataattaataaagtaacttttttatagtcatgtaagtttaattattgtgcatgaattaatattatattacttagtgggagcattattaacttaaatatatattttattatttttaaaaacacaaatatgaaatactaatcgaaataaaatttatgattttttgtgaaaaataattattagtgacaaacaacaagtgaaataataagcaaaaaaaatagtatctttTCAACACATAGGGACAAAACAGTCTTCCATCgattaagttttattttagaagtgaTTTTCTCCATGCATTATTCAATTTAgcttttatctattttttttcactttttttacaaacactgcccacttttaattctactacaacttttaacttttttctacaaaattcAATTCTCTAAAATCAGAAGTTTTTGGAAACACTCGATAAATAAGAACTTGTCTAGAAAAAGGGTAAATCACACTTTCAGTCTTTATATTTTGGGTCAAAATATCGGtccctaaattttttaaggtgGATCGgtttttaatctttataaattataataattttgatccaattaattaaattgagtttAAATATGTTAAGTGAGGGGGGAATCAAATTGATCTCAATCTTAATAATGTGAAAGATTATGaagtaaaatcaattttcatccGAAGTATagagaccaaaagtgtaatttatctttgtttgGAAGTACATTGCAAAAGTTAATCTGGttgggttttctttttattaatattaaatacattttaaaaacaagacgacactttttaaaatgtgtattttttttagagaatAACTTTAGTTTCAAAAGTGCTTGCTGAAATTCACTAAATATTTAAGCAACTTTAATAGTATACATTTAGTGTAACGAGACTTTATTCGATTGGTAAAGTTGAAAAATCTCACAAtcacaatattataaattcaagtcctacaaatatatacatatattttttattcgaaaaaatatattttgatttgtaataagtCGAGACGATGGTAAATTtcgttcattttttttgtatatcagcaaattttgtGAACAAAAACTTACTTAGTTCATCCCTTATAACATTAGTTTGGGCATTAATATGTAGGAATATTAGTGTGAAGTGAAATAGTTAAAAGAGTTGAATAGATTTGGAGACGTCTATTAGTGTTGATTAATGAGGGGATGTTGATTGGGCCCACGCCCACCTTCAGCCGGTAGGTTTAGACAGGTTGGTTTGTGGGTAATCATCAACTGTCTATTGCTTAACCACTTacctctcttctttctctcttaaCAAAAAAGTCAACCGTTTCCTCATAATTTAATCATCTTACGCTCATCATTTCCTTGAATTTGCAAACACTTTGCATTGGAGAATATGTGCCCATTTTGCCTCTCCcactttctcttcttttcatgTAAACACTTGTCATttagaatataaatttatattttattgacataaaataataataataataattaactataatttttctttttaacaataacatcaaaagaaaattaattaatatttttttattttacagaaaaaaaatggtaatACTGctgataatttttgtcttcattacaatatatttaaactttaccacgtttattttatttgattagtttatacaaactaaatagtataaaatcgTATGTTGTTTACTTTGAGAGATTGGAGTCATTGTTCACCATAGAAGCTCCATAATTCATCCCACCAACTTTGGTGGGTTGAGTTATCACGAGAATAGTGGTCATTGGACAAGGACTTGAAATATCTTTTTTCTCCCCAATTCTTCGCCTGCGTTTACCTTTAGAATTATGTTGGTAATtttattcctttattttttttgttggtaattttattttagagtCTTTTACTCTAGCAATATTTTTTGCGTGATTATTTAGTAATAGTGAATTActtttgtttgtaattttgttttaattatgcTGTTGATAAAAttctatgtaatttattattcattatttttgttttaattttatgtgagGATcacgattatttatttagaatttttcgaAATATGCGTGTCGCAGAGTATATTGCACAATGTgaaaatttatcttaattttaaactaatttatcTATGCTATGGCATTTTTCAAATGGacttaaagaacaaaaagaggCGCAACAAGGTCATTTACccattttatgtataaattataccaaacttaaaaaaaaaagaatataatatattccAACATTAATTTATCAGATACGTGAACAGCATAGTAAATGATGATTATTGCAGCAGTACAAGACCAAAataggtaaaaaaataaacataaaaataaatgttgtaTGATAGTGTTGAGATTGTATTTGATGGTCTGAAAAAATGGTCCAAGGTGGGGCGCAGTTTAATGATTTCACCATGTTACTTTCTGCGGTGAAATAATGATTTTCAACCTTCCTTTGCTAAAATCTTACCATAAGTCTACGTATTGATGTCTTTTAATTatggttcaaattttataaataaatttaagttcaTCTGTTTGAAGTATATTAAATGTGTGGttatgtattaaatttattttattgcttttaataatattaaatgtattgTATTATACAGTTCATTGATTAAAGTAttggtataattatgttattgttatattaaaaaataaaaccttaaTTTAATTGACTAAATATCACTATTTATGAGAttgttaatttcaattatattaatatgtataaaattattatttattttaatttgagtgattaaaaaataaaattatttttatatttaaattaatagaaaaatgaaatgagaGATGAGGCAATGTTGCTCGAAAAATACCAAAAGAAGTGGGAGAACTTGTAGTACAGGAGAGAGGGTGGGCGGTGGAGCGCGCCATTCCGAGCTAGTGGCGCGTGGAGTCTGGAACTCAACGCAACGGTAAAGTTATTGGTCCAGATACTCCCGTTGTACCGTAGTCTACGCCCTTGAGTTCAATCCACCGACGACGCTCACGTGGGCACGTGCTTCTCCCCCAGGCTTTTCAAAGTAAAGCAAGGGCAAGTTCGTCATTCTATGCTCTCGTCCATTCCCGGAGGCGCAACAAGTATAACGTTCACACTCATCTCGCCATTTACGCCTCACTTAGTTCTGTCACTGTGtgcgtgtatatatatatatatatgtatacacacaatatttatttgtatatgtatatatacatagagagagagagtgagagtgagagttGCTAATGGCGTAAGAAGTTTCTCAACTTCAGTTGGGGTCGGGGGGTAAGATTTTTCACCGATTTTTACTGTTCCATTTAGTGTTGGTAGTTTGATCTTTgtcttcttcttgttcttaCTGCTTCCAGAAGTATTATATTCACTTTACTAGATGCGTAAAGTATATTCACCTGAACAAGACTGGGGGAGAACTCAAGCGTCGTTTCTAATCTTCAAGCTCACGCTTCAAGCTCTTTACTTTTAGAGAGATGAAACTTTCTGCAGTTGGGTTTTCGGCAATTAGAAAAAGTTTATCTGAGTTGCTAATCCACAATATCAGATAAGCTTTTGAATGTGTGTGCATTAAATGCTTAATCTTGTAGGGGCATTGTTACCAAAGTAAGCACGTAATTGTTATTAGTTTTTTCGtctttcaaaattaaggaTGGAGTTGCTCGTGGTTTCATGACCAAAtcctgattttttttttttttttgaggttTTTGCATTTGATGTTTAAATTTATGCGGGAATTCGACGATTACATTCTGCATTTATTCTGACTTCGCATGGGGGGAGCTTCTGATCGAATTCAATTACAAATCCTAATCTGAAGTATAGGTTCAATAGGAAACAACATGAAAAGGTGAAATCTTGATGTAACTGTCACCGTATAAAGTTGTAAATGATGTATGTTTTTTGTATACATGTTGTATCTGTATGTATCTGCGAGTGAGTGTTGGGGGTCCACTATTCATGTTTTCACCGGccatttgtaataaaaattaagaaatctATAAAAAAGCATCATGACTTGGACTTGAAGCATAGTTGGGGTCCCCATTAAGCAAAGCTATCTAatgttgatttttgttttgggaCTCTGTCAAAAATTGGAACTTTAGGTTTCTGTTGGAAGAAAAGGCATGAGGCCTAACATTAAGCAAAGTGATTAATCACAACCAACCCCTGAATTAttcccttttttcttaatcAATATTGTATTAGTTGGTTAAACCTTTCTATAACCAAGCTTTCTTTGTTGCGGATAAACAATCTATTGACCTGTTctggtattttatttatattagaaGGCACAACAACCCTGTTGTTCACTGGTCTAACTGCCTTGCCATGTTGGGCTAGCGAGATATGTCCATTCAGTAGTTCTGCATTGATTGTTCCTTTATTTGGGATTTCCAAGAAGTTCAAGTTATGGACGTTTCATCCTTCATGCAATAAGCCAAAACAAAGGGGAAATGGGAGCAATGGGTGCAGAAGACTTGATGAATTGGGACAAGCTGCAAGGTATGGGGAATGGGACAGAAGAGAAGATTTTGGTGTTGGTGAGGTTAAGGCCTTTGAGTGAGAAGGAGATTGCACGGAATGAAGTTTCCGACTGGGAATGCATCAACTCAACGACCATTTTGTACCGGAACAGCCTCCAAGAGCGGTCTGGACTTCCCACAGCTTATTCATTTGGTAAGCGGTGCTTTTATTTATCCCTggatttgataatttttccaGTTTAGGAGGAGAATTGATGGATCTCTAagcataatttatatttgcttTTTATACTGTCTGAACATAATTTCTCATGTTATATTATCAAGTCCTTAGTAGAAGGAATTGAAAGTATACCGTgtagtttttcttgtttcaggATAATTCTGGTTgtgttttactttatttatagaGTAAGTATCTGAACTTGTTGCTTGACGCTGGACTCTATTCCAGGATATTAATAGTAAATTTGATGTTAACCAATGCTAAAAGTTAACAGATTCCTCTATGAATTTGAAACAAGGAAATCTGGCATGTCAAATATGTCGCTCCCTCCTCacgtttatatataatttttaagattcCTTGGTGATTCTGAAACATCCATTACCCACTGTTTTATTGTATCTGTTTACATTTATGTGTGTAGACAGAGTATTTAGGGGTGACTGCAGAACAAGGGAAGTTTATGACGAAGGAATAAAGGACATTGTTCTTTCTGTTGTTGGTGGCATCAACTGTAAgttgaattaatgaaattactTGGTTACTTGTTACTTTCCGGATTctgtttttaatttcacttatTATGTGATATGTAATTGGTTTCAACTAATTGACAAAACATTTTGGACCAATTCATATCAGCAACTGTTTTTGCATATGGTCAAACAAGCAGTGGAAAGACATACACCATGAATGGTATCACTGAGTATGCAGTGGCtgatatttatgattatattcAAAAGGTATGTACGTTCGATGAGGATCCTGGATGACAGCAGACCAAATTGTTTCTCTACATTAGAGAAGTGCTTTTCTTTCTACCTTTATAAGAAATCTTAATGGAACTTTTCTTGGAAATgacaattttcttctctctcctccAGCATGAAGAAAGAGCATTCGTCTTGAAGTTTTCTGCAATGGAGATTTATAATGAAGTTGTTAGAGACCTTCTTAGCACAGATAATACTCCACTGCGGCTTCTTGATGATCCGGAAGTGAGTTTGAGTTACTATATTCTTCCTGCATGCTCATCTACGTagctttatttaattttcctaATTCTGCAGAGAGGGACTATTATAGAGAAGCTCACTGAGGAAACTTTGAGGGACCGGAATCACCTCAAGGAGTTGTTATCCATCTGCGAAGGTTTGGCAAACTTCCTCTTCATTGTTTGGTCTATGGTTGTAGCATTGTTATAATATAGTGGCAtgtgtcttttttatttattttaacttcTGTATAGCACAAAGACAAATCGGGGAGACCTCGTTGAATGAAACAAGCTCTAGATCCCATCAAATTCTTAGATTGGTTAGCTCCCTTCTCACTCCCCATACatcttatattataatatcaatttttctttcttttctggaAAATTTGAAGCCTCACAGTTGGCTcgtttttctttaatttctccaGACAATTGAAAGTTCTGCTCGTGAGTTTATAGGGAAGGGCAACTCAACCACCCTTGCTGCTAGTgtggtaaaaaaaattgaattttttgataaattagcTTACATGTATATGCTAATTCCTTCAAtggtttaaataaatataagttgcTCAGGTTTGTAAGTTATAGAATTCGTCGCCTGCAGAATTTTGTTGATCTGGCAGGAAGCGAGCGGGCGTCTCAAGCATTATCAGCAGGGCAAAGACTGAAAGAAGGCTGCCACATAAACCGCAGTTTGCTGACTTTGGGAACTGTCATTCGCAAACTTAGGTTAATTGATTCTGATTCCTTTGCTTCCTCTTTTACAAGCTGGCTGCCCTAAAGTTTCATAAGTCAATTATTAAGTGTAGTCACCAACTCATGATATTGAGCTTCCTTGTGTTTCACCTTGAGATAGTTGttgatgttttcattttcactaTCTTGCCTGCTTAGGctgtgtttttttctttttactttttattttttattttatagaggATCTTGAATCTATAATTGTCTATGGGTGTCTCTCTGAGGGTACTAGTCTTACTCCCCAAAAGTTTCACTTTGTGAGGAAATCTTAGTTTGATAAAGGATTGAGGCATGATTGTCATCACAATGATGATGgatgctctctctctctctgtgagTTCATTGTCTATCTccacacccacccacccacccaccctGTTCTGTAGATTTCTGACAATCTTATGCATGGGTAATACTCCTTTattgatttgtaatatatgTTGCATATTGTACGTTATATCCCCATCGAGTTTTTGAGCTGTTTAACTTAATGCAGCAAAGGAAGACATGGACACATAAATTACAGAGACTCAAAGCTTACACGTATACTGCAGCCTGCCTTGGGAGGCAACGCAAGAACAGCTATCATTTGCACCTTGAGCCCTGCTAGAAGCCATGTTGAGCAATCAAGAAATACCCTTTTATTTGCCAGCTGTGCAAAGGAAGTATCAACAAACGCAAAGGTCAACGTAGTGATGTCTGATAAGGCATTGGTGAAACATCTGCAGAAAGAGGTTGCCAGGTTGGAAAGTGAGTTAAGGACTCCAGGATCAGTATGTGACCATGGAGCATTgttaagaaagaaagatatgCAAATTGAAAAGGTTATGATTCTTCTTTTAGGAAATAGCAGACTTATCTGGTCTCCTTTTACATGTGTCCATTAATGATCATTTCTCAGTTCAACTTGATTTTCAATAACATCAATTTATCAAGATTTTGAGCtagtttatttttcaataaatgaaACGTGGACGAAATCTAACATGCcatatattttgtatgtttacTCAGtctcatttaattattattatttccaaACAGCGTTATTCTGTTTATTCAGGACTGGGAATCTTCTGACAATTAACAGATCCATAAACCTAGGATATAGcaagtatatatgtatatattcctAAGATAAAGTTTATATCAAGACTAATGTGATGAGTTATTCCTCTTATATGTACTGCTTACGGTTGCATATGAGAAACCCAACCGGGACACGATCTTGTATCATGCAATTCTTGGTTACAAATAGCTCCATGCTGATGTGATTTCATCTCTCACTATCTGCAGTTGGAGAAAGAGATTAGGGAGCTGAAGAAGCAGCGAGACCTTGCTCATTCTCGGATTGATGATCTACTACGAGCTATTGAAGGTGATAAAGGTTCACAAAAAGTCAACCAAATTCAGTCAGTTCATGGAGACTTTAGGAGTAAGGGAACTTCATACCTACTGCATACAGAAAATAGTgtggataatttttcatcTGATGATAGATCTGACCCAAGCCAAGAAATTGAGGATCCTGAGTTAGGAACTGGAGAAGATTCTGATGAAATATATAAGGAAGTTCGATGCATAGAGATTGATGAATCAGGCCACgacaaaatatatgaaccaCTGGGCCAGTCAACTAGTGAGAGTGAAGAAAGCATGCCAATGTTGTCCGAGCCTGGGAGTGTCCATATTGTCGAACAGCAGACATTATCAGCTTCATGTAGACAAGATAGTGGCACTGAAGACGGTTATGGTATGTTGCAGCAGAGAATTCGAGGTGGGCAGAACTCGATAGATTCTCTGTTTAGACCTCACCCTGATGCATTATCGCCTGGGGCCCCATCAACTAGTATGAAAGTTTCTGGGAGCCAAAAATTGACAAGAAGCCAGAGTTGCAGAGCTAATTTAATGACTGATTCACCTGACTTTCACATTGCTGAACAAAATGAAAGCACCCCTCCAACTGTGTTGGATAAAAGCTTCACAGGAAGACCAGAAGGTGCCTCCCTAAGGAAGCAATGGAAACTTCCTCCTGTGATCTATGGTGCAGATACTGTGATCCTGTCCAGAAATGATTCTCAATCTTCTGAGTTTAGTAGTTTTATAGATGAAATAAAGAACCAGACTTCCAGCCATGGCGATGAGGATATTCCTACTCTTGGTTCTTTTGTTGCAGGACTCAGGGAGATGGCAAAGCTTCAGTATGAAATTCAAACTGGCAATCAGGTGAGAGTGATACTAATCTCATACATATTCCATTCTTCTATCAAGTAGCAACTATCTTCTCgtacttttctttcttcttgtttttatttttcttgttagaGGAGTTTATCCTGGCTATTTGGTTCGTACTGGAAGGA comes from Sesamum indicum cultivar Zhongzhi No. 13 linkage group LG10, S_indicum_v1.0, whole genome shotgun sequence and encodes:
- the LOC105172929 gene encoding kinesin-like protein KIN-7E isoform X1; translation: MGAMGAEDLMNWDKLQGMGNGTEEKILVLVRLRPLSEKEIARNEVSDWECINSTTILYRNSLQERSGLPTAYSFDRVFRGDCRTREVYDEGIKDIVLSVVGGINSTVFAYGQTSSGKTYTMNGITEYAVADIYDYIQKHEERAFVLKFSAMEIYNEVVRDLLSTDNTPLRLLDDPERGTIIEKLTEETLRDRNHLKELLSICEAQRQIGETSLNETSSRSHQILRLTIESSAREFIGKGNSTTLAASVNFVDLAGSERASQALSAGQRLKEGCHINRSLLTLGTVIRKLSKGRHGHINYRDSKLTRILQPALGGNARTAIICTLSPARSHVEQSRNTLLFASCAKEVSTNAKVNVVMSDKALVKHLQKEVARLESELRTPGSVCDHGALLRKKDMQIEKLEKEIRELKKQRDLAHSRIDDLLRAIEGDKGSQKVNQIQSVHGDFRSKGTSYLLHTENSVDNFSSDDRSDPSQEIEDPELGTGEDSDEIYKEVRCIEIDESGHDKIYEPLGQSTSESEESMPMLSEPGSVHIVEQQTLSASCRQDSGTEDGYGMLQQRIRGGQNSIDSLFRPHPDALSPGAPSTSMKVSGSQKLTRSQSCRANLMTDSPDFHIAEQNESTPPTVLDKSFTGRPEGASLRKQWKLPPVIYGADTVILSRNDSQSSEFSSFIDEIKNQTSSHGDEDIPTLGSFVAGLREMAKLQYEIQTGNQVQETDIIDEKKARDIALDPMNDWPLKFEKLQKLIIELWQACNVSLVHRTYFILLIKDDFADSIYMEVEYRRLSFLRETFARGNSAIQDGRNLTLASSKKALRRERETLSRLMYKSYTEDERNRLYEEWGISLNSKQRRLQLVHLLYSDTENMDHITKSAAIVAKLIGFSEHGQALKEMLGLSFRPLRTSRRSFSWKNSMASLL
- the LOC105172929 gene encoding kinesin-like protein KIN-7F isoform X2 codes for the protein MEIYNEVVRDLLSTDNTPLRLLDDPERGTIIEKLTEETLRDRNHLKELLSICEAQRQIGETSLNETSSRSHQILRLTIESSAREFIGKGNSTTLAASVNFVDLAGSERASQALSAGQRLKEGCHINRSLLTLGTVIRKLSKGRHGHINYRDSKLTRILQPALGGNARTAIICTLSPARSHVEQSRNTLLFASCAKEVSTNAKVNVVMSDKALVKHLQKEVARLESELRTPGSVCDHGALLRKKDMQIEKLEKEIRELKKQRDLAHSRIDDLLRAIEGDKGSQKVNQIQSVHGDFRSKGTSYLLHTENSVDNFSSDDRSDPSQEIEDPELGTGEDSDEIYKEVRCIEIDESGHDKIYEPLGQSTSESEESMPMLSEPGSVHIVEQQTLSASCRQDSGTEDGYGMLQQRIRGGQNSIDSLFRPHPDALSPGAPSTSMKVSGSQKLTRSQSCRANLMTDSPDFHIAEQNESTPPTVLDKSFTGRPEGASLRKQWKLPPVIYGADTVILSRNDSQSSEFSSFIDEIKNQTSSHGDEDIPTLGSFVAGLREMAKLQYEIQTGNQVQETDIIDEKKARDIALDPMNDWPLKFEKLQKLIIELWQACNVSLVHRTYFILLIKDDFADSIYMEVEYRRLSFLRETFARGNSAIQDGRNLTLASSKKALRRERETLSRLMYKSYTEDERNRLYEEWGISLNSKQRRLQLVHLLYSDTENMDHITKSAAIVAKLIGFSEHGQALKEMLGLSFRPLRTSRRSFSWKNSMASLL